A window of the Myxococcus fulvus genome harbors these coding sequences:
- a CDS encoding DUF4215 domain-containing protein — MPSSDLHPTAMKRARTGPSVAALALALITTLTGCQEQQPTALVSTEAPGAQRSELAAPVVGDGRIQPGEECDDGNTASGDGCSATGTIEAGYLCHVPGRACSLASLCGNNVVNPGEACDDGDTAAGDNGCSATCDLSLCGNGAFDNRQWPNFDQEICDDGNRTEGDGCNRMCEVEPGFACTGAPSRCVRAGIAFFNTGVDQNNRRLESGADPHWFYSGTTTGAAIGARSAVDWPQEIQTATFMVAPLGAPVCVYQDFIIPSTTNVAQFRMRIATFNDNSFDGATINGQPFTPTTVSEPAGSPWQKSIIREFGTAAAWRTGLNRLELCNENEASPPNAFRYLFVDAYDDRCGDGVVSPREECDDNDTDSGDGCSATCGIEPGYGCTGQPSSCAATCGNGLLNPGEQCDDGNLTANDGCNASCRVESGYACPTPGQACVTTCGNGAIDPGELCDDGNNMSGDGCSNACRVENGYECSGAPSNCAPTCGNGVLNTGELCDDGNTNLGDGCSNACTLELGYTCPTVGQPCVKTCGNGTVDPGETCDDGNLNSGDGCATECKPEPGYSCSRPASGPSVCVATCGNGTVDANETCDDDNTVSGDGCSQGCAVETGYQCSGVPSDCDTLCGDGIRAGAETCDDGNTNAEDGCSATCTVERGYSCPPPGNQCFPTCGNGDLDAGETCDDDNTVSGDGCSNTCAQEPGYSCSGQPSACVTTCGDGTVAGGEVCDDGNLESGDTCSPRCLWSNGQPCAASGVCDSGLCNPHTNVCVSPNVCGNGLLDEGEQCDDGDTTGGDGCSATCTVETGYSCAGIPSACAVTCGDGIKAAAEACDDGNTTEGDGCSATCTIEAGHGCKNTGVHALYTRLGRSQCTNVSDIAQPDLAASPAEAALTVPGRYRAAYVSGAVSYSGTDNWYPGLFGFNHVTGAGTQRFTLGRLPLSGPASATRDAAMGLGFGHHQDFDALSGEVRLALVDTDCADDNNTETQVAYRVDSLSICQLIPVLTDPAPGGVTDPVIGGTGSPGSTIDVYVDGGTTPVCTVVVDAAGRWTCDLGNIPEGTHSVVLTSTEVGATETAPPATIIVELTPPTTPVITGPANNSTVTTGTPPITGTADPGTTVTVREGGTVVCTATTDAGGNWSCTPTTPLPDGSHTLTATAVTPEGSTSETSAPSTFIVDTTAPGAPVITGPADGSTVSTGTPPISGTSEPGSTVTVREGGTVVCTATADAAGNWSCTPTTPLSEGPHTLTATSTDGAGNTSPPSAPVTFTVSTTVPGVPVITGPANGSVLADSTPAISGTATPGATVTVREGTTVVCTATADAAGNWSCTPTTPLADGTHAVTATATDPVSGNESGPSNVDTFRIDTQAPDTSFSRTPGASSGNTESPFAYASNEEGVTFECSLDNGPYVACQDSYDVDEGEHVLRVRAIDSAGNVDPTPAEHRWTVLNSRAFAGGGCSAAPASSAGLALLALLGLRRRKARR; from the coding sequence ATGCCATCATCAGACCTGCATCCCACTGCCATGAAGCGGGCCCGGACGGGCCCGTCCGTGGCCGCGCTCGCCCTGGCGCTCATCACCACCCTCACCGGCTGCCAGGAGCAGCAGCCCACCGCGCTCGTCTCGACCGAGGCGCCCGGCGCGCAGCGCTCCGAGCTGGCCGCCCCCGTCGTCGGTGACGGGCGGATTCAACCCGGAGAGGAGTGCGACGACGGAAACACGGCCAGCGGCGACGGCTGTTCCGCCACCGGCACCATCGAGGCGGGCTACCTGTGTCACGTCCCCGGACGGGCCTGTTCGCTCGCGTCGCTGTGCGGCAACAACGTGGTCAACCCGGGCGAGGCCTGCGACGACGGCGACACCGCGGCCGGCGACAACGGCTGCTCGGCCACGTGTGACTTGTCCCTGTGCGGCAACGGCGCGTTCGACAACCGCCAGTGGCCGAACTTCGACCAGGAGATCTGCGACGACGGCAACCGCACCGAGGGCGACGGCTGCAACCGGATGTGCGAGGTGGAGCCTGGCTTCGCCTGCACCGGCGCGCCCAGCCGCTGCGTGAGGGCGGGCATCGCCTTCTTCAACACCGGCGTGGACCAGAACAACCGCCGCCTGGAGTCCGGCGCGGACCCGCACTGGTTCTACTCCGGCACCACGACGGGCGCGGCCATCGGCGCGCGCAGCGCCGTGGACTGGCCGCAGGAGATCCAGACCGCCACCTTCATGGTGGCCCCGCTGGGTGCCCCCGTCTGCGTCTACCAGGACTTCATCATCCCCTCGACGACGAACGTGGCGCAGTTCCGCATGCGCATCGCCACGTTCAACGACAACTCGTTCGACGGCGCCACCATCAACGGCCAGCCCTTCACGCCCACCACCGTGAGCGAGCCCGCGGGCTCGCCGTGGCAGAAGAGCATCATCCGTGAGTTCGGCACCGCGGCGGCCTGGAGGACGGGCCTCAACCGGCTGGAGCTGTGCAACGAGAACGAGGCGTCCCCGCCCAACGCGTTCCGCTACCTCTTCGTGGACGCGTACGACGACCGCTGCGGCGACGGCGTGGTGTCCCCCCGCGAGGAGTGCGACGACAACGACACGGACAGCGGCGACGGCTGCAGCGCCACGTGCGGCATCGAGCCGGGCTATGGCTGCACCGGCCAGCCCAGCTCCTGCGCGGCCACGTGCGGCAACGGCCTGCTCAACCCCGGCGAGCAGTGCGACGACGGCAACCTCACCGCGAACGACGGCTGCAACGCGTCCTGCCGCGTGGAGTCCGGTTACGCGTGCCCCACCCCCGGCCAGGCCTGTGTCACCACGTGTGGCAACGGCGCCATCGACCCGGGCGAGCTGTGCGATGACGGCAACAACATGTCCGGCGACGGCTGCTCCAACGCGTGCCGCGTCGAGAACGGCTACGAGTGCTCGGGCGCGCCCTCCAACTGCGCGCCCACGTGCGGCAACGGCGTGCTCAACACGGGCGAGCTGTGCGACGACGGCAACACGAACCTGGGTGACGGCTGCTCCAACGCCTGCACCCTGGAGCTGGGCTACACCTGCCCCACCGTGGGCCAGCCGTGCGTGAAGACGTGCGGCAACGGCACCGTGGACCCGGGCGAGACGTGCGACGACGGCAACCTGAACTCGGGTGATGGCTGCGCCACCGAGTGCAAGCCGGAGCCGGGCTACTCGTGCAGCCGCCCCGCGAGCGGCCCGTCCGTGTGTGTCGCCACCTGCGGCAACGGCACGGTGGACGCCAACGAGACGTGCGACGACGACAACACCGTCAGCGGCGACGGCTGCAGCCAGGGCTGCGCGGTGGAGACGGGCTACCAGTGCTCCGGCGTGCCCTCCGACTGCGACACCCTCTGCGGCGACGGCATCCGCGCGGGCGCCGAGACGTGCGACGACGGCAACACCAACGCGGAGGACGGCTGCTCGGCCACCTGCACCGTCGAGAGGGGCTACAGCTGCCCGCCCCCGGGCAACCAGTGCTTCCCCACGTGCGGCAACGGCGACCTCGACGCTGGCGAGACGTGCGACGACGACAACACCGTCTCCGGCGACGGCTGCTCCAACACGTGCGCCCAGGAGCCGGGCTATTCGTGCAGCGGCCAGCCCAGCGCCTGCGTCACCACCTGCGGCGACGGCACGGTGGCCGGCGGCGAGGTGTGCGACGACGGGAATCTGGAGTCCGGTGACACATGCTCGCCGCGCTGCCTGTGGTCCAACGGCCAGCCCTGCGCCGCGTCCGGCGTCTGCGACAGCGGCCTGTGCAACCCCCACACGAACGTCTGCGTCAGCCCCAACGTGTGCGGCAACGGGCTCTTGGACGAGGGTGAGCAGTGCGACGACGGTGACACCACCGGCGGCGACGGCTGCAGCGCCACGTGCACCGTCGAGACGGGCTACAGCTGCGCGGGCATCCCCTCCGCGTGCGCGGTGACGTGCGGCGACGGCATCAAGGCCGCCGCCGAGGCGTGCGACGACGGCAACACCACCGAGGGCGACGGCTGCTCGGCCACCTGCACCATCGAGGCGGGCCACGGCTGCAAGAACACCGGCGTGCACGCCCTCTACACGCGGCTGGGCCGCTCGCAGTGCACCAACGTGTCGGACATCGCCCAGCCGGACCTGGCGGCGTCCCCCGCCGAGGCGGCGCTCACGGTGCCGGGCCGCTACCGCGCGGCCTATGTCTCCGGCGCGGTGAGCTACTCGGGCACCGACAACTGGTACCCGGGCCTGTTCGGCTTCAACCACGTCACGGGCGCGGGGACCCAGCGCTTCACGCTGGGCCGCCTGCCGCTGTCGGGCCCGGCCTCCGCCACCCGCGACGCGGCCATGGGCCTGGGCTTCGGGCATCACCAGGACTTCGACGCGCTCTCGGGCGAGGTGCGCCTGGCGCTCGTCGACACCGACTGCGCGGACGACAACAACACCGAGACGCAGGTGGCCTACCGGGTGGACTCGCTGTCCATCTGCCAGCTCATCCCCGTGCTGACGGACCCGGCGCCGGGCGGCGTGACGGACCCGGTCATCGGCGGCACCGGTTCGCCGGGCTCCACCATCGACGTCTACGTCGACGGTGGCACCACGCCGGTGTGCACCGTGGTGGTGGACGCCGCGGGCCGCTGGACGTGCGATTTGGGCAACATCCCCGAGGGCACGCACTCGGTGGTCCTCACCTCCACCGAGGTGGGCGCCACGGAGACGGCTCCGCCGGCCACCATCATCGTCGAGCTGACCCCGCCGACGACGCCCGTCATCACCGGCCCCGCCAACAACTCCACCGTCACGACGGGCACCCCGCCCATCACCGGCACCGCCGACCCGGGCACCACCGTCACGGTGCGCGAGGGTGGCACCGTGGTCTGCACGGCCACCACCGACGCGGGCGGCAACTGGAGCTGCACGCCGACGACGCCGCTGCCGGACGGCTCGCACACCCTCACCGCCACGGCCGTCACCCCGGAGGGCAGCACCAGCGAGACCTCCGCCCCGTCGACGTTCATCGTGGACACCACCGCCCCGGGCGCGCCCGTCATCACGGGTCCGGCCGACGGCTCCACGGTGTCCACCGGCACGCCCCCCATCAGCGGCACCTCGGAGCCCGGCTCCACCGTGACGGTGCGCGAGGGTGGCACCGTGGTCTGCACGGCCACCGCCGACGCTGCCGGCAACTGGAGCTGCACGCCGACGACGCCGCTGTCCGAGGGTCCCCACACCCTCACCGCCACGTCCACCGACGGCGCGGGCAACACCAGCCCGCCCTCGGCGCCGGTGACGTTCACCGTCAGCACCACCGTGCCCGGCGTGCCCGTCATCACGGGTCCCGCCAACGGCTCGGTGCTGGCCGACTCCACGCCCGCCATCTCCGGCACCGCCACGCCGGGCGCCACCGTCACGGTGCGCGAGGGCACCACGGTGGTGTGCACGGCCACCGCCGACGCTGCCGGCAACTGGAGCTGCACGCCGACGACGCCGCTGGCGGATGGCACGCACGCCGTCACGGCCACGGCCACGGACCCGGTCTCGGGCAATGAGAGCGGGCCCTCCAACGTCGACACGTTCCGCATCGACACGCAGGCGCCGGACACGTCCTTCAGCCGCACCCCGGGCGCCAGCTCCGGGAACACCGAGTCCCCGTTCGCCTACGCCTCCAACGAGGAGGGCGTGACGTTCGAGTGCAGCCTGGACAACGGGCCCTACGTCGCCTGCCAGGACAGCTATGACGTCGACGAGGGTGAGCACGTGCTGCGCGTGCGCGCCATCGACAGCGCGGGCAACGTGGACCCGACGCCCGCCGAGCACCGGTGGACGGTGCTCAACTCGCGCGCCTTCGCGGGCGGCGGTTGCAGCGCGGCGCCGGCCTCGTCGGCGGGCCTGGCGCTGCTGGCCCTGCTGGGCCTGCGCCGCCGCAAGGCGCGTCGGTAG